TTGGCTCAGGATCCCTTCCAGCACGAACGACAGCTGGGCCCGCACCTGGGGCTGCTGGTGGGGGGGGAACACGTCCACGATCCGGTTGATGGTCTGCACCGCAGTGTTCGTGTGAAGCGTGGCGAAGCACAGGTGCCCGGTCTCGGCCACGGTCAGGGCGGCCTCGATCGTCTCCAGGTCGCGCATCTCGCCGATCATGACCACGTCCGGGTCCTGCCGCAGGATGTACTTGAGGGCCTTGCGGAAGCTGTCCGTGTCGGAGTTCACCTCCCGCTGGTTGACCACGCAGTTCTTGTGGGGGTGCAGGTACTCGATCGGGTCCTCGATGGTGATGATGTGCTCGTGGCGCTCGGTGTTGATCTTGTCGATGATGGCGGCCAGCGTGGTGGACTTCCCCGAGCCCGTGGGCCCGGTCACGAGCACCAGGCCCCGGGGTTTCGAGGCGATCTCGTGGACCACCGGGGGAAGGCCCAGCTCCTCGAAGCTGAACACCTTGAACGGGATGGCCCGGAACGCTCCGGCCACCGAGCCCCGCTGCATGAAGATGTTGGCCCGGAACCGCGACAGGTCCTTCACACCGAACGAGAGGTCCAGCTCGTTCTCCTCCTCGAACCGGTGCTTCTGGGCCTCGGTCAGCACCGAGTAGCACAGCCGCTTGGCGTCGGCCGGGGTCAGGGGGGGCGCGTCCAGGGGCACCATGCGGCCGTCGACCCGAAGTTGGGGTGGGGAGCCGGTGGTGATGTGGAGGTCCGATGCCCCCCGTTCGATCATGGTCTTCAGCAGTTGATGCAGGCTGATCATGATTCGTCCTTCCGTGGGGATCAGGGATCAGAATTCAGAGTTCAGCGGACAGGGGGCCGGGCACGAGCTTTCCTCCCTGCCCTCTGTCTTCTGTCTTCTGACTCCTGAACTCCGGTCAGTCCTTCACGGTTACCCGGACCACCTCTTCCAGGGTGGTCATGCCCTCCATGAGCTTGGTGATGCCGCTCATCCTCAGGGTCTTCATGCCCTGGCGCATGGCCTCGTGCTTGAGCTCCAAGGCGCTCGCCCCGTTCAGGATGAGCTCCTTGATCTCGTCGGTGATCACCAGCACCTCGTACAGGGCCACCCGGCCCTTGAACCCGGTGTCGGCGCAGTTGGCGCACCCGGTGCCCCGGTAGCAGGTGAACGTGCCGATCCGGTCCGAAGGCACCCCGATGTCCAGCAGGGCCTGGGCCGGCACCTCCACGGCCTCCTTGCAGTTGGGGCAGATCCGGCGGGCCAGCCGCTGGGCCACGATCAGGTTGGTGGCCGAGGCCACCAGGAACGGCTCCACACCCATGTTCAGGAGCCGGTTCACCGTGCTCGGCGCGTCGTTGGTGTGCAGGGTGGAGAGCACCATGTGCCCCGTGAGGGCCGCCTTGATCGCGATCTCGGCGGTCTCGAAGTCCCGGATCTCCCCCACCATGATGATGTCGGGGTCCTGCCGGAGGAAGCTGCGCAGGGCTGCGGCGAAGTTGAGGCCGATCTCCTCGTGGATCTGGACCTGGTTGATCCCCGGCAGGTTGAACTCCACCGGGTCCTCGGCCGTGGAGATGTTCGTCTCGGGGGTGTTGAGCTCCGACAGGGCCGAGTACAGGGTGGTGGTCTTCCCCGACCCCGTGGGGCCCGTGACCAGGACCATGCCGTAGGGCTTGTGGATCGCCTCCTGGAAGTCCTTGAGGGCGGCCTCCTCGAACCCCAGCTTGGTCATGTCGAGCTGGAGGTTCGACTTGTCCAGGAGCCGCATCACGATCTTTTCGCCGAACAGGGTCGGAAGCACCGACACCCGGAAGTCCATGTCCTTGTTTTTGGAGATCTTGAGCTTGATGCGGCCGTCCTGGGGGAGCCGTCGCTCGGCGATGTCCAAGTTGGCCATGATCTTGACGCGGCTGGTGATCGCGTTCTTGAGCTTCATGGGCGGCCGCATCTGCTCGTAGAGCACCCCATCGATGCGGTAGCGGACCCGGAACGACTTTTCGTAGGGCTCGATGTGGATGTCGCTCGCGCCCTTCTTGATGGCGTCGGAGAGGATCAGGTTCACCAGCTTGACGACCGGCGCGTCCTCGACCGCCCTCTCCAGGTCGGCCACGTCCACGTCCTCTTCGTCCTGGACGAGCTCGAGTTCGTCCAGGTCGAAGTTGCCCATGACGTCGAGCAGGGTGGCCGACGAGTCGTAGTACCGGTCGATCGCCTCCTTGATGGCCGACGGCGCCGCCAGCACCATCTCCACGTTGTACCCGGTGAGGAACTTGACGTCGTCCAGGGCGAACATGTTGGAGGGGTCGTCCACGGCCACGATCAGGGTGGAACCGACCCGATTGATGGGGATGATCCGGTACTTCTGAACCAGGTCCTCGGGCACCAGCTTGGTGACCTCGGGGTCGATCTCGAAGTTCGCCAGGTCCACGGTGGGCACCCCGTACTGCTTGGACAGGGTGCGCACCAGGTCCTGCTCGTCCACCAACCCCAAGCGAACCAGGGCCTCGCCCAACCGGCCCCCGTTGCGGCGCTGGTCTTCTTTGGCCCGTTCCAGGTCCGCGGGGGTCAGGATGTTTTCCCGGATCAGGAGCTCGCCGAGTCGCTTCGACATGGGGGGTCTCCCCAGATGTTCACGGGTGTACGGGCGAAGGCGCGGGGCTACCGGAAGGAGTCACCGGGCTCCGGCCCCGACGGTTCCATCGCCCGGGCCATGGCGTCCAGCGGCGGTTCCCGGCCGGTCCAGAGCCGGAACGCCTCGGCGCCCTGGTGGAGCAGCATCGATCGGCCGGAGGCGGCCCGGTGCCCCAGGGCCCGGGCCTGGACGACCAGGGGGGTCTCGGCCCCCCTCCGATACGCCATGTCATAGACGAAAAGTTCCCGGCAGGAGCCCAGATCCCAGGGCCAGGAGGCGTCGTCCGACAGGCCCGCCGGCGTGGCGCTCACCACCAGATCGCCCGGCCGGGGCGCGAACGCGGCGAGGTCCTCGGCCGCCACCCGGGTGGGGCCGAGCCGGGACCCGAGCTCGTCGGCCAGCAGCCGGGCACGGATAGCGTTTCGGTTCATCACCCGGATTTCTTGAGCCCCTCCCAAAGCGAGCGCCACCACGGCCGCGCGGGCCGCGCCGCCGGCCCCCCAGATCCAGCACCGCCGGCCCTCGGGGTGAAAAGCCAGGTCTTCGGCCAGGGCTCGGGCGAACCCGGCCACGTCCGTGTTGTGGGCCCGCCAGCCGGCTCGGACCGGCACCAGGGTGTTGGCCGCGCCCACCAGCTCGGCCCGGGGGTCGGCCTCGGCCGCCAGGGCCAGCGCCGCCTCCTTGTGGGGGACGGTCACGTTCCAGCCCGCCACCCCCAGGGCGCGGGATCCGGTCAGGGCTTCGGCGAGGCGCCCCGGCTCCACGTCGAACGCCAGGTACACCGCGTCGATTCCCAGGGCGGCGAACGCCGCGTTGTGCATGGAGGGGGACAGGCTGTGGGCCACCGGGTGGCCCAGCAGGCCGAACAAGGCGGTGCGAGGGGAGAGGGTGGGGGTCATGGCGCCGCGCGGGCCGCCTCCGGGGCCAGCCCCAGCACGCGACGTACCTCCCTGACGTCGGATCGGATGTGGTCCACCAGGTCGTCCACGCTCCGGAAGGCGATCTCCCCGCGGATCCGGGCCACGGGCCGCAGCCGCAGCTCCTTCCCGTACAGGTCGCCCGTGAAGTCGAGCAGGTACGCCTCGACCCCGCTCGAGGAGGCCCCGAAGGTGGGGTTGGGCCCGATGTTGACGGCGGCCGGGAACTCGCCCTGCGGGGTCTGGGCCCACGCCGCGTACACCCCGGGCGGCGGCAGACACTCCTCCCGGGGCAGCACGTTGGCCGTGGGGAACCCCAGGCGCCTGCCCCGGGCGGCCCCGTGGATCACGGGCCCGTGGATCGAGAACGGCCGTCCCAGGAGCCGGGCCGCGGTCTCGAAATCGGCCTCGGCCACGGCCCGGCGGATCCGAGTGGAGCTCACCACCTCCCCGCCCAGCCGGCACTCCGGCAGCACCTCCACCCGGAACCCCACCTGGCTCCCCACCTCGCGGAGCAGCCCGATCGAGCCCCGCCGCTCACGGCCGAACCCGAAGTCCGGGCCGACCCAAATCTCCTTGACCCCTAGGGCCCCCACCAGGGTTCGGGTCACGAACTGCCGGGGCTCCTGCGCCGCGTACTCCCGGTCGAACCGGGCCCACACGATCAGGTCCACTCCCAGGTCCGCGATCCGGGCCAGCCTCTCCTCGAACGAGGTGAGCAGCGGTGGGCAGTAGGCCGGGTTCAGAATCTGCAGCGGATGGGGGTGAAACGTGTACACCACGGACTCGACCCCCAGTTCCCGGGCCCGGCGCACCACCCGGCCGATCAGGGCTTCGTGGCCCCGGTGAACCCCGTCGAAGTTCCCCACGGTGATCACGGACGCGGCCACCGTGCCGGGGGTCAGTTGGTTGTGTTCGATCACGCGCATCCGCGTTCCTGTCGGTTTCCAGTCACTTCCGCTAGAAGGCTGGAAGGCTAGGAGGCTAGAAGGCTTAAAATCCGCCGTGATCTCCGAGTATTCCAAGCGTGATCACGCCTCTTTGGTGTCACCTTACACTCCCGGGGGCATGGGGTCTGCGAATCAGGGGGCAGAAGACAGATTTCAGTGGGCAGGTTGTGCCCGCACGCCGTCGGACGCCGGATCAAGCCTGTCGTTTCTTCCCTGTCTCCTGTCTACTGAATTCCGGTTCCTGAAACCCATGCCCCACACCGGAGTTCCCCAGAGCAGGGAAAGTTGCTCTCCCCGTTGTAGGTCCCCCCAGGGGCCTGAGATGCTTTTCAGTAACTTTGGGTCTTCGATCTGTTGAGCGACTGAGCCGTTGGGCGGCCGCCCGCCGGGGCGAAATCGCCAGGAGAACGGTAACGGTAGGTGGGCCCGGCCGAGGTGTCAAGGCGCCGAGCGGGAGGGGGGGCCCAGGAACGCCCGGGGGCGGCCGCCCCCGGGCAGGAAGCCGAGCCTTGGGATCAGAGGCCGAGGGCTTTGCGCTTGCCGTCGATGTGGGCCACGATGGCGTCGGCGCACCTGGCCGGGTCGGGCTCCACCACGAACCGGGCGCCGATCACCTCGTCGAGCCCCTGGGTGGCCAGCTTGACGACGTTGGGCGAGCCCAGGATCGGCGGCACCACGCCCAGGAAGGTGGTGATGCCCGCGGCCACCACGTAGAACGCGATGGCCACGGCCTTCTCCGAGTACCACTCGGGGGCGGCCCCGGCCAGGGGCAGCTGGGCCGTGTCCACGTTCAAGGCGTTCGCCAGGGCGCCGGCCAGGTGCAGGATGCGGGTGTTGTCCACGCACGAGCCCACGTGGAGCACCGGCGGGATGCCCAGGCTCCCGCACACCTCGCGAAGCCCCGGGCCGGCCAGATCGGCGGCCTCGGGTACCTTGAACCCGGCCTTGGCGTTGGCCACGGCCGCGCACCCGGTGTCCAGCACGAGAACGTCGTGCTCGATCAGGCGGCGGGTGAGCTCCACGTGGCCGAGGTCGTGCTTCACCTTGGGGTTGTTGCACCCCACCACGCCCACCGCGCCCCGGATCTTGCCCGCGGTGATCGCGTCGATGAGGGGCTGGGGGGTGCCGCCCAAGGCGGCCAGCACGGCCTCCACGCTGAACCCCGTCATCTGCGCCACCGGCTCCGAAGGCACGGCCACCGCGCCGGGTTTTCGGCTGCGGTAGTTGTCCACCGCCTCGCGCACCACCTCCCGGGCCAGGGCCTCGGCGTTCTCCGGGGTGAACTCCCGGTGCTCGGCACCGGGGAACTTGGCCTTGGGGCTCGTGGACACGAACTTGGTGTGGTAGCACCCCGCGATCTGGGGCAGCGCAGGCATGATGCACTGGTAATCCACGATCATCATGTCCACCGCTCCGGTCACCAACACCAGCTCGGTCATGAGGTGGTTCCCGGCCATGGGGATGCCCCGACGCATCAACAGCTCGTTGCCGGTGCAGCACAGACCCACCAGGTTGATGCCGGCCGCGCCCGCGTCCCGGGCCCTTTGGACCAGCTCCGGGTCCTCCACCGCCCGGGCCACCATCTCGGACACCACCGGGTTGTGGCCGTGGAGCAGGATGTTCACCTGGTCGGG
This is a stretch of genomic DNA from Deferrisoma camini S3R1. It encodes these proteins:
- a CDS encoding type IV pilus twitching motility protein PilT, translating into MISLHQLLKTMIERGASDLHITTGSPPQLRVDGRMVPLDAPPLTPADAKRLCYSVLTEAQKHRFEEENELDLSFGVKDLSRFRANIFMQRGSVAGAFRAIPFKVFSFEELGLPPVVHEIASKPRGLVLVTGPTGSGKSTTLAAIIDKINTERHEHIITIEDPIEYLHPHKNCVVNQREVNSDTDSFRKALKYILRQDPDVVMIGEMRDLETIEAALTVAETGHLCFATLHTNTAVQTINRIVDVFPPHQQPQVRAQLSFVLEGILSQQLIPRASGRGRALAVEIMVPNAAIRNLIREDKVHQIYSQMQMGQEKYGQQTMNQSLYHLITRKVIRLEDAMVRSPDPGELRQMLAKGSPDVVEARRGLRPAAPGSRM
- the pilB gene encoding type IV-A pilus assembly ATPase PilB: MSKRLGELLIRENILTPADLERAKEDQRRNGGRLGEALVRLGLVDEQDLVRTLSKQYGVPTVDLANFEIDPEVTKLVPEDLVQKYRIIPINRVGSTLIVAVDDPSNMFALDDVKFLTGYNVEMVLAAPSAIKEAIDRYYDSSATLLDVMGNFDLDELELVQDEEDVDVADLERAVEDAPVVKLVNLILSDAIKKGASDIHIEPYEKSFRVRYRIDGVLYEQMRPPMKLKNAITSRVKIMANLDIAERRLPQDGRIKLKISKNKDMDFRVSVLPTLFGEKIVMRLLDKSNLQLDMTKLGFEEAALKDFQEAIHKPYGMVLVTGPTGSGKTTTLYSALSELNTPETNISTAEDPVEFNLPGINQVQIHEEIGLNFAAALRSFLRQDPDIIMVGEIRDFETAEIAIKAALTGHMVLSTLHTNDAPSTVNRLLNMGVEPFLVASATNLIVAQRLARRICPNCKEAVEVPAQALLDIGVPSDRIGTFTCYRGTGCANCADTGFKGRVALYEVLVITDEIKELILNGASALELKHEAMRQGMKTLRMSGITKLMEGMTTLEEVVRVTVKD
- the aroE gene encoding shikimate dehydrogenase, with the translated sequence MTPTLSPRTALFGLLGHPVAHSLSPSMHNAAFAALGIDAVYLAFDVEPGRLAEALTGSRALGVAGWNVTVPHKEAALALAAEADPRAELVGAANTLVPVRAGWRAHNTDVAGFARALAEDLAFHPEGRRCWIWGAGGAARAAVVALALGGAQEIRVMNRNAIRARLLADELGSRLGPTRVAAEDLAAFAPRPGDLVVSATPAGLSDDASWPWDLGSCRELFVYDMAYRRGAETPLVVQARALGHRAASGRSMLLHQGAEAFRLWTGREPPLDAMARAMEPSGPEPGDSFR
- a CDS encoding bifunctional riboflavin kinase/FAD synthetase; translated protein: MRVIEHNQLTPGTVAASVITVGNFDGVHRGHEALIGRVVRRARELGVESVVYTFHPHPLQILNPAYCPPLLTSFEERLARIADLGVDLIVWARFDREYAAQEPRQFVTRTLVGALGVKEIWVGPDFGFGRERRGSIGLLREVGSQVGFRVEVLPECRLGGEVVSSTRIRRAVAEADFETAARLLGRPFSIHGPVIHGAARGRRLGFPTANVLPREECLPPPGVYAAWAQTPQGEFPAAVNIGPNPTFGASSSGVEAYLLDFTGDLYGKELRLRPVARIRGEIAFRSVDDLVDHIRSDVREVRRVLGLAPEAARAAP
- the cooS gene encoding anaerobic carbon-monoxide dehydrogenase catalytic subunit yields the protein MAVKIEEARELTVTQDAPGLIDKARTDGVATVWDRHEAQKPRCGYCDLGLSCRICAMGPCRIDPFGEGPQQGVCGADADIMVARNLGRMIAAGSASHSDHGRDLVETLLAVGEGRAPGYTIADEGKLRALAAEFGIGTEGKSSQDLARELADAMLEEFGMKKGRLQFVDRMPAARVAVWEKLGILPRGIDREVTEMMHRTHMGVDNDYVNILLHGFRTALADGLGGSMIGTELSDVLFGVPKPTTSQANLGVIRPDQVNILLHGHNPVVSEMVARAVEDPELVQRARDAGAAGINLVGLCCTGNELLMRRGIPMAGNHLMTELVLVTGAVDMMIVDYQCIMPALPQIAGCYHTKFVSTSPKAKFPGAEHREFTPENAEALAREVVREAVDNYRSRKPGAVAVPSEPVAQMTGFSVEAVLAALGGTPQPLIDAITAGKIRGAVGVVGCNNPKVKHDLGHVELTRRLIEHDVLVLDTGCAAVANAKAGFKVPEAADLAGPGLREVCGSLGIPPVLHVGSCVDNTRILHLAGALANALNVDTAQLPLAGAAPEWYSEKAVAIAFYVVAAGITTFLGVVPPILGSPNVVKLATQGLDEVIGARFVVEPDPARCADAIVAHIDGKRKALGL